The following are from one region of the Sardina pilchardus chromosome 4, fSarPil1.1, whole genome shotgun sequence genome:
- the LOC134079020 gene encoding zinc-binding protein A33-like: MASKPFSEEDFTCPVCCDIFKDPVLLSCSHSFCKACLQQFWESKGSRECPVCRRRSSRERPPCNLHLKNMCETFLQDKHRRASAGSEVLCSLHSEKLKLFCLDDKQPVCLVCRDSKTHKHHNFSPVSEAAPDMKEELKIKLEPLTKKLKTFEEVKLLCDQTAAHIKTQTQHTEKQMKMEFEKLHQFLRDEEAARIAALREEEKQKTRMMKGKIEKMSREISSLSGTIRAIEEQMGADDVTFLQSSFIFLQNYKSTVERAQCTLQDPERVSGALINVAKHLGNLKFRVWEKMQETLQYTPVTLDPNTAHPCHILSEDLTSVRRGDEKQQLPDIPERFDKWASVLGSEGFNSGTHCWDVEVGENIRWQVGVMTESLQRKGDYTSMSGWWCVFYTGAAYGACAPPHDSTVLTVQQKLQRIRVQLDWDRGELTFSDPDNNTHLHTLTHTFTERVFPYFNSGKFPMTILPVKVSVRVEQPS; the protein is encoded by the exons ATGGCATCTAAACCTTTCTCAGAAGAGGATttcacctgtcctgtgtgctgtgacatcTTCAAAGACCCTGTGCTGCTGTCATGTAGTCACAGCTTTTGCAAAGCCTGTCTGCAGCAGTTCTGGGAGAGCAAAGGATCCAGAGAATGTCCAGTATGCAGGCGAAGGTCGTCAAGGGAACGTCCTCCATGTAACCTCCACTTAAAGAACATGTGTGAGACTTTCTTACAGGACAAACATCGGAGAGCTTCAGCAGGGTCTGaggtgctctgcagtctgcacagtgagaaactcaagctcttctgtctggatgataaacagcctgtgtgtctggtgtgtagagactccaaaacacacaaacaccacaacttCAGTCCCGTCAGTGAGGCTGCACCAGATATGAAG GAGGAGCTCAAGATCAAACTGGAGCCCCTAACAAAGAAACTGAAGACCTTTGAAGAAGTTAAACTCCTCTGTgatcaaacagcagcacacattaAG ACTCAGAcccagcacacagagaagcagatgaagatggagtttgagaagcttcatcagtttctacgagatgaagaggcagccaggatagctgcactgagggaggaagagaagcagaAGACTCGGATGATGAAGGggaagattgagaagatgagcagagagatctcatctctttcaggcacaatcagagccatagaagagCAGATGGGAGCTGATGATGTGACTTTTCTGCAG TCATCCTTTATTTTTCtccagaactacaagagcacagtggaaag agcccagtgcacactgcaggatccagaaagggtttcaggagctctgatcaatgtggcaaagcacctgggcaacctgaagttcagagtctgggagaagatgcaggagactcttcagtaca ctcctgtgactctggatcccaacactgcacacccatgtcacatcctgtctgaggatctgaccagtgtgagacGTGGTGATGAGAAACAGCAGCTTCCTGATatcccagagagatttgataagTGGGCCAGTGtgctgggctctgagggctttaactcagggactcactgctgggatgtggaggttggagagaacATACGGTGGCAAGTGGGTGTGATGACAGAGTCTctccagaggaagggagactaCACCTCCATGAgtggatggtggtgtgtgttctaTACTGGTGCTGCATATGGAGCATGTGCTCCTCCTCATGACTCCACTgtcctcacagtgcagcagaaactccagaggatcagagtgcagctggactgggacagaggagagctgacattctctgaccctgataataacacacacctacacactctcacacacactttcacagagagagtgtttccatacTTTAACTCTGGTAAATTTCCAATGACAATCTTACCAGTGAAGGTCTCAGTTAGAGTAGAGCAGCCCAGTTAG
- the LOC134079021 gene encoding zinc-binding protein A33-like, with the protein MASKPFSEEDFSCPVCCDIFRDPVVLSCSHSICKGCLQQFWDTKGSRECPVCRRRSSKERPPLNLHLRNLCEIFLQGSQRASAGSEVLCNLHSEKLKLFCLEDKHPVCVVCRDSKIHKHHNFSPISEAAPDMKEELKIKLEPLTKKLKTFEEVKLLCDQTAAHIKTQTQHTEKQMKMEFKKLHQFLRDEEAARIAALKKEEKLNSWVMKKKIEKMSREISSLSATIRAIEEQMGADDVTFLQNYKSTQCTLQDPERVSGALINVAKHLGNLKFRVWEKMQETVQYTPVTLDPNTAHPRLILSEDLTSVRIDKRQQLPDNTERFDYYASVLGSEGFNSGTHCWDVEVGENTLWEVGVMTESAQRKGDYLSMSGRWCVLYAGATYSACALPHALTDLTVQQKLQRIRVQLDWDRGELSFSNPDNNTHLHTLTHTFTERVFPYLNGSVESPLRMLPVKVSVRVEQPS; encoded by the exons ATGGCATCTAAACCGTTCTCAGAAGAGGATttctcctgtcctgtgtgctgtgataTCTTCAGGGATCCTGTAGTCCTGTCATGTAGTCACAGTATCTGTAAAGGCTGTCTGCAGCAGTTCTGGGATACTAAAGGATCCAGAGAATGTCCAGTCTGCAGGAGGAGGTCATCAAAGGAACGTCCTCCGCTTAACCTCCACTTAAGGAACCTGTGTGAGATTTTCTTACAGGGGAGTCAGAGAGCTTCAGCAGGGTCTGAGGTGCTCTGCAATCTGCACAGTGAGaaactcaagctcttctgtctggaggataaacatcctgtgtgtgttgtgtgcagagactcaaaaatacacaaacaccacaacttCAGTCCCATCAGTGAGGCTGCGCCAGATATGAAG GAGGAGCTCAAGATCAAACTGGAGCCCCTAACAAAGAAATTGAAGACCTTTGAAGAAGTTAAACTCCTCTGTgatcaaacagcagcacacattaAG ACTCAGACtcagcacacagagaagcagatgaAGATGGAGTTTAAGAAGCTTCATcagtttctacgagatgaagaggcagccaggatagctgcactgaaGAAGGAAGAAAAGCTAAATAGTTGGGTGATGAAGAaaaagattgagaagatgagcagagagatctcatctctttcagccaccatcagagccatagaagagCAGATGGGAGCTGATGATGTGACTTTTCTGCAG aactacaagagcaca cagtgcacactgcaggatccagagagggtttcaggagctctgatcaatgtggcaaagcacctgggcaacctgaagttcagagtctgggagaagatgcaggagactgttcaataca ctcctgtgactctggatcccaacactgcacaccctcgactcatcctgtctgaggatctgaccagtgtgagaaTTGATAAGAGgcagcagcttcctgataacACAGAGAGATTTGATTACTATGCCagtgtcctgggctctgagggctttaactcagggactcactgctgggatgtggaggttggagaaAACACACTGTGGGAGGTGGGTGTGATGACAGAGTCGgcccagaggaagggagactaTCTCTCCATGAGTGGacgctggtgtgtgttgtatgctGGTGCTACATATAGTGCATGTGCTCTACCTCATGCCCTCACTGacctcacagtgcagcagaaactccagaggatcagagtgcagctggactgggacagaggagagctgtcattctctaaccctgataataacacacacctacacactctcacacacactttcactgagagagtgtttccatacTTAAATGGCAGTGTAGAGTCTCCTCTGAGGATGTTACCAGTGAAGGTCTCAGTTAGAGTAGAGCAGCCCAGTTAG
- the LOC134079138 gene encoding E3 ubiquitin-protein ligase TRIM35-like isoform X1, whose protein sequence is MDPPLISLTIKKIWEIKDKRRRASAGFEVLCSPHSEKLKLFCLEDKQPVCVVCRDSKTHKHHNFSPVSEAAADMKEELKIKLEPLTKKLKTVEEVKLLCDQTAAHIKTQTQHTEKQMKMEFEKLHQFLRDEEAARIAALREEEEQKSQMMKEKIEKMSREISSLSGTIRAIEEQMGADDVTLLQQQNCPIRILNPSPSLH, encoded by the exons ATGGATCCTCCCCTAATCAGCCTGACTATAAAGAAGATCTGGGAAATTAAG GACAAACGTCGGAGAGCTTCAGCAGGGTTTGAGGTGCTCTGCAGTCCGCACAGTGAGaaactcaagctcttctgtctggaggacaaacagcctgtgtgtgtggtgtgtagagactccaaaacacacaaacaccacaacttCAGTCCCGTCAGTGAGGCTGCAGCAGATATGAAG gAAGAGCTCAAGATCAAACTGGAGCCCCTAACAAAGAAATTGAAGACCGTTGAAGAAGTTAAACTCCTCTGTgatcaaacagcagcacacattaAG ACTCAGAcccagcacacagagaagcagatgaagatggagtttgagaagcttcatcagtttctacgagatgaagaggcagccaggatagctgcactgagggaggaagaggagcagaagagtcagatgatgaaggagaagattgagaagatgagcagagagatctcatctctttcaggcacaatcagagccatagaggAGCAGATGGGAGCTGATGATGTGACTCTTCTGCAG caGCAGAACTGTCCAATCAGAATCCTCAACCCAAGCCCCTCCCTTCACTGA
- the LOC134079138 gene encoding E3 ubiquitin-protein ligase TRIM35-like isoform X2 has protein sequence MDPPLISLTIKKIWEIKDKRRRASAGFEVLCSPHSEKLKLFCLEDKQPVCVVCRDSKTHKHHNFSPVSEAAADMKEELKIKLEPLTKKLKTVEEVKLLCDQTAAHIKTQTQHTEKQMKMEFEKLHQFLRDEEAARIAALREEEEQKSQMMKEKIEKMSREISSLSGTIRAIEEQMGADDVTLLQQNCPIRILNPSPSLH, from the exons ATGGATCCTCCCCTAATCAGCCTGACTATAAAGAAGATCTGGGAAATTAAG GACAAACGTCGGAGAGCTTCAGCAGGGTTTGAGGTGCTCTGCAGTCCGCACAGTGAGaaactcaagctcttctgtctggaggacaaacagcctgtgtgtgtggtgtgtagagactccaaaacacacaaacaccacaacttCAGTCCCGTCAGTGAGGCTGCAGCAGATATGAAG gAAGAGCTCAAGATCAAACTGGAGCCCCTAACAAAGAAATTGAAGACCGTTGAAGAAGTTAAACTCCTCTGTgatcaaacagcagcacacattaAG ACTCAGAcccagcacacagagaagcagatgaagatggagtttgagaagcttcatcagtttctacgagatgaagaggcagccaggatagctgcactgagggaggaagaggagcagaagagtcagatgatgaaggagaagattgagaagatgagcagagagatctcatctctttcaggcacaatcagagccatagaggAGCAGATGGGAGCTGATGATGTGACTCTTCTGCAG CAGAACTGTCCAATCAGAATCCTCAACCCAAGCCCCTCCCTTCACTGA
- the sumo3b gene encoding small ubiquitin-related modifier 3: MSDDKGKEGVKTENEHINLKVAGQDGSVVQFKIKRHTPLSKLMKAYCERQGLSLRQIRFRFDGQPINETDTPAQLDMEDEDTIDVFQQQTGGSC, from the exons ATGTCCGACGATAAAGGAAAG GAGGGGGTCAAGACGGAAAACGAGCACATCAACCTCAAAGTGGCCGGCCAGGACGGCTCAGTCGTACAGTTCAAGATCAAGAGACACACGCCCCTGAGCAAGCTCATGAAGGCCTACTGCGAGAGACAG GGCCTGTCCCTTCGACAGATCCGATTCCGGTTTGACGGACAACCTATCAACGAGACggacacacctgcacag CTGGACATGGAGGATGAGGACACGATCGACGTCTTTCAGCAGCAGACGGGGGGAAGCTgctaa